A single genomic interval of Aestuariirhabdus haliotis harbors:
- a CDS encoding DUF3179 domain-containing protein, protein MSAYTFAPAPVRQLRLSLTSLMSSILLSVFVVVPRAESAGLFNQHNGFDLSDSSLPVNEIMHGGPPRDGIPAIDKPRFIGAEQADYLDDDARVMGVSLGGQQKAYPIGILNYHEIVNDSLAGTPIAVTYCPLCGTGIVYQAQVKDQLLQFGVSGLLYNSDVLLYDRQTESLWSQVLSRAVTGPMKDQPLELIAASHTSWKDWHNRYPDTLVLSRETGYRRDYSRSPYGDYDQSPGVYFPVANRDDRYHNKEVVLTLELNGQTRAWPFVELARYQQQSGANRLQDRIGTTAVTIDFNLDARSARVLDSDGQEIPSVQAFWFAWIAFHPGTGVYQAPVGNSPKPTE, encoded by the coding sequence ATGTCTGCATATACATTCGCCCCAGCGCCCGTTCGTCAGCTTCGCCTTTCACTCACCAGCCTAATGTCGAGCATTCTGTTGAGTGTTTTTGTAGTGGTCCCCAGAGCCGAATCCGCCGGGTTGTTTAATCAACATAATGGCTTTGACCTGAGCGATAGCAGTCTGCCCGTCAATGAGATTATGCATGGCGGGCCACCCCGGGATGGCATCCCGGCGATCGATAAGCCCCGGTTTATTGGTGCCGAACAGGCTGACTATCTGGACGACGATGCGCGAGTGATGGGTGTCAGCCTTGGCGGCCAGCAGAAGGCCTACCCGATTGGCATCCTGAACTATCACGAGATCGTCAACGACTCTCTCGCCGGCACTCCCATCGCGGTCACCTATTGCCCCCTGTGCGGTACCGGCATTGTGTATCAAGCCCAGGTTAAGGATCAGCTGCTGCAGTTCGGTGTCTCCGGCTTGCTCTACAACAGCGATGTGCTGCTGTACGACCGCCAGACCGAATCCCTCTGGTCCCAGGTCCTGTCACGGGCCGTCACGGGCCCCATGAAAGATCAGCCACTGGAGCTGATCGCAGCCAGCCATACCAGCTGGAAAGATTGGCACAATCGTTACCCCGATACGCTGGTGCTCTCACGGGAGACCGGATACCGCAGGGATTATTCTCGCTCGCCCTATGGCGACTACGATCAATCTCCCGGGGTCTACTTTCCCGTCGCTAACAGAGACGATCGTTACCACAACAAGGAGGTGGTGCTGACCCTGGAACTCAATGGTCAGACTCGCGCCTGGCCCTTTGTTGAGCTGGCTCGTTATCAGCAACAGAGCGGTGCCAACCGCTTGCAGGATCGCATCGGCACGACTGCCGTTACCATCGATTTTAACCTCGATGCCCGCAGTGCCCGCGTTCTCGACAGCGACGGACAGGAGATACCCAGCGTGCAAGCCTTCTGGTTTGCCTGGAT